Within Pygocentrus nattereri isolate fPygNat1 chromosome 17, fPygNat1.pri, whole genome shotgun sequence, the genomic segment TCTCTACAATTTAAAGTACTTTCTACTGTAATTATTCAAGTATTCATTCTTATGCTCGTTAAGTTAAAGGGCATTTTCCATCTACTTCCACTTGTCTTTGCTTTAATTTCTTCATTAGCATTTCTTTAAATTCTTTGGTTTTAAAGCAGTATATGAATGGATTGATAAGAGCAGGAAACAGACTATACAtcattgttaacataatgcggATGTCGATTCCCAAATCAAAGCTGAAAGTATGTGCCATGTACACAAAAGTTCTGGGCAGATAGTATAGACAAATGATAAACAGTTGAGGAGTACATGTTGAAAAGGTTTTGTATCGGCCCTCCTTATTTAAGATTTTCATGACTGAAATAATGATTGATATGTAagaaaatatgataaaaaataaaggaCCCCAGAGCACCGACATAGCAACAGCAATAGAAGTGGCTTTTATGGCTGTTATGTCTGCACAAGCCAGTTTAGTTAGTGAAATGTAATCACAGTAGCACTGAGCTATGATGTTTGGACCACAGTAAATCACACCAAGGGCCTGTGCAGTCAGTGCACCAAGTGAGATAAGGTTTGCGATCCAAACCACAGAACAAAAAACTGCAATAGTGGAGTTCTTAATCAGTGCTGGATATCTGAGGGGGTTGCATATTGCAACAAAACGATCAAGGGCCATTAATGCCATAAAAAAAGAGCCGCTAGAAGCAAAGAAATGGACAAAGTACATTTGAGTAAAACAAGCATTGAATGATATGATCTTGTCTGACATCCAGTACCTAGAAATGATTCTTGGAACAGTTGTAGTTCCAAATCCAAGATCTGCTATGGCAAGATTACAGAAGATGATATAAGTTGGCTTTTGAAGGCTTTTTtcacacaccacaaacacaatGATAAAAATGTTCCCAGATGCCAAGAAAAGGtagatgaagaagaaaaagacagcTAGCAGTCCGTAATACTGAGGAGGGAGTCCTGGGAAGCCAAGGAGGACAAACTCAGGGATGTTGGCTGTGCTGTTTGTATATGTTTCAGTATTACCCGACACCATctgacaaaaaataaagaacatacatttttacaatACATGCTATAAAAGGATTCACAAAAGTTTGATTTAAAACAAATTCTGCCTTAAGTGAGAATCTGAGCAGAAACATACTTTGTGAAAATTCTTGTATCCATAAACCAGAGGTTGTAGACTAAGCTTTGATGGGGCTTTTATAAGACAGTTGAGACCTCAAACACTTGTTTGACGTAATGAATAACATTCACAATGGAGCAAGGCCTTAGAGACATCAGATGACGTGGAATTCTTGCATCATTGGACTATAGTACTGTTTGGCAGATAATGCTTCTGcaaacttccatccatccatccatcatcgttgcccgctagtccaaacagggtcgcggtagcagttgggagagcagagaatcccagatgaccctgtcccccgcaacttcctccagctcattcccggggaccccaagccgcttccaggccaacttggagacataatccctccagcgggtcctagggcgaccccggggtcttgtaggccgggaggtgtccagggggcatccagatcagatgcccgaaccacctcagctggctcctctcttctgcaaatttgcattgttttattaCTGAAAATGCCAAATGGGACTGCCTGGGACATCATATCACCCTATACATATCATACATACATGTAATACATACGtatgatatatataaatagtatATGGCCCAAAATACAAAACCAGTGCTGATCTCGGAACAATATTACTAAGTTTCCTTAAAAGGAATAATTCTTGTTGAAATGTCCTAACATAATGCATGATTATTGGTAGCCCCATACATAAAAGTCTGGGGTGTATGTGGCTTGGGTGCAGGATCCTATCCCAGCcttcattgggcagaaggcaggatacaccctggacaggtaatTCAAACACAGAGTTGAGTTACTTAAATAAATGCCTTAATGAATTTGGCAAATCGAATCTAGCCAATTTGTGTATAATAGCTTAGGGTGAGATGCAGGTCTCTCCTGAGTGGGGCCTGAGATGCAAATTACTTTATCAACAACTTTTGCTTCAAATTAAAAGACTCTGAGTAGAGTGACATTCTTGTAAACAGAGAAGGCAAGCCCATGCCAATGGATACCAAACACGCCACACTCCAATTGGGTAAAAATCACCAACAGTAAGATGTTACCATACTGTAGATTACTGTAGCACACCCTGTGCTACCCTGGGGTCAAGAAGGACCCCGGATACAGGAGAAACATTTGTAGCAGCCAATTCATTAATTTTCTCTGCAAGCAAACAGAACCATGAACCCAAACCAGTACAGATGGGAAGGTAGAGAAGGTCAGATGGGAGGGGAAAGATGAGGAACACTGAGCCTTCTCAGAGCAGGGACTGGAGGTGTGAGGGGAGTGAGAGTGGGGCTTCTGCCCCTATGCACACCAAGGGGTGTTGCTCCACCAGCATTCTCCTGACCCTCTGACAGTTCACAACCTGCTGCGTCTCAAGCGGCTTCCTTCGCTTTTTAGCATCATGAAAAGCAGCCTGCAGCTCCCACCAGACGGCCAGTGGCAGGTGGTTCAGGGTATTGATGGCCTCCGCTTCTACCGTAGAGACTCCCTTGGTGTGTTGGCATCCTCCTCCCAGGTTTTGACACCAATATAGCACACCCTGTGCTCCGCTGGGCTCAGGAAGGATGCTAGTGGTAGGAGAAACATTTGTAGCAGCCATATTACTTTAATTTTCTCTCCAAACACAATAATGAAATCAAACCAAAGCTAAGCTGGCCACTTTTTGGTAGTTTCAAACAAGACTTCTTAGTCTTTTGCTCACTTGACCTTTCCAGGTCTTCAGTCTGTGGAATGAATAAGAGGTGTAGTGAAGTGGCCTCACTGCGGAACAGGTAGTGGGGCCTTGGCGATGGAGTTTGGGACTTGCATTCCGCCTTTTTGCCTCACGTAACATTGTGTCATCGTCCCGACTCTGGTGGCTGATGTCCTTCTACTGCCATCACTTGCATCCCTCTGCGGTGTTCAGGATTCAGGCCTCACCTTCCAGCTGGGTAACGTTGCTGACATCAGGGCCCAGGGGTCGGGTGTATGGCACATATACCTACTGAAAATGCTCTGCAAGCAGGGCCTGTTACATATGTAATATCCATTTGCAGTAGTTATATTTGGCTCTGTTCTGGGACCTCTCTGCCCTTCCAGGTACACATGGGGTACAGCAGAAAGATCCACAAAACCAGCATACCAGGCAAACCACCAGCTAGCAGGTAGTTGCAAAGTGGCCTGCAGGGGAAGCGTGAGAATAGGCGGGCTAAAGCAGCTTAAAAAACACCCTGATGAAGTTGGCCAATTATATGCATAGCAGGTCACCTGATAACAGCTATGATTTTGAGATTTGGGCCTGAGCTTGACTTTGTGGCCTGCCTGAACTAAAGTTAATGCTTGATATTGGAAAAAAGGAGCCTGATCAGGACTATgagttttttcttcctttttcaagcttttattttctggcagggATTGGATTTTGAATCAGTGTAAGATATCAGACTACAGAGATCATTCTTTCAATAGGCACCAGAATGAAACTcttgcaccatttaaagtaGAACAGAGAATTCTTAGAAGctggaaaacaaagacaatTTCAGACTTGTAGATGTGTTTATGGCTAACACAAACAGGAATTTGGTCAATCATTGAAATACCGTTAGCATTTGCCAaagtaaaagaaatgaaatggcTTTGACAGACAACAAATCTTATTTCTGTCCTGGTGTGGCAGTCAGCCAGATGGGATCTTAGAAGAACTGCATTGGCTAGATATATCTTTTAGATACAAATACCTACAAATACCCTGATCAAATTATAGTGAAGGCCCTTCCTGTTACTCTAACTTATTTTTCTATGTTGTCTTGTGGAACTGTGTGAGCACTGGTGCCAAATGAATTCAAATAAGATGAGCAAAGATATAAAACGTGCTCAGAATTGAGGAAAGCTTTTCTTGTTATCTTCAGTAATATTGTTGAACAGAGGTTAATTTAAGAATTTTTGATAAATCACCAAGTCTGAGACAATGTATTATTGTTAACAGAGGTCTGATTATTTTTGACAGCATagtagggggcagtcatgggctggaggttagggaaccagccttgtgaccggctGGTTGctagttcgatccccagagccgacagtacatgactgaggtgtccttgagcaagacacataacccccaactgctccccgggcgctgcggattgggctgtccaccgctccgggcaagtgtgctcactgccccctagtgtgtatgtgctcactagagtgtatgtggtctttcacttcacggatgggttaaatgcagaggtgaaatttccccatttgtgggactaataagggtctcttaatcttaatatctGGTAATAAACTCTAGTATGCAAGTAGAGGATATGAAGAAGAAATAAGTGCTTATGTTTAGAATTATTGCTTATTTATATATTAGTGCTCCTTTAATAATGCTATATCTGACAATATAGGTTAAGAATCCAATCACTTTGCAAATCAGGTTGTACTCCATCTAGTTGTACTTGTCATATTCAGTAATGTTCACATTAATCTATCCTTCAATGTACCTGGTCACCACAAATTTCATAGACTACTTCCTTAAATGGCTTCAGCATCACCTTGAAGCCTTGATGTCTTATCTACACATGGACTATCCAGTGTGTTACCCATTTTGCTAGTTCCTGTTTATCTCCACTTGCCTGTAGAagctcattttcttttctcaatgTTACTAACCAGCTCTGTGACCAGGAGGTTGCCTGTTTAAtgccctcggctgacagtccatgactgaagtgcccttgagcaaggcacctaacacccaattgctccccaggtgccgcgGATAAGGCTGCCCATTGCTCCggccaagtgtgtgtgttcactagtgtgcatgtatgtggatgtttcactgcacggatgcaTGAATGCAGAGgcctaatttcacagtgtgcaagcacagtgacaaatggttctaaattctattctattctattctattctattctattctattctattctattcactGTTGTCTATTCATTAGGCTACTCAAGCTGTAAGTATCAAATACACAATAATATATATTCTGTGGAGTATTCTGAAAGAGGACAAAATCATGTAAATGGCACATAAGGCCAtgaaaatagttttaaatactatatatatgATAGTCATTGCctgaattaattaaattaaaagtcCCACAGATATTGTGAAAAAATGGCAGAAGAGTATATGTTCATTGGAAATGACAAGTCAAGCATTATAGTACGGTACACACACTCCAAGTAACTACTACTGCTTAGGAATCCGTGGCCACCAGGGAACCCCAAAAACAACAGTTAGGTAATTAGTGTGCCATTATGTTGTCTAAGGTGAGTGAGAGGAAAAAGTGACTTGcatttttccaaaaagaatgtgTGTAATTCCACATCTGGAACAGAAGAATGAGATTAGAGAGATGTGAGATTAAGTAGTTCAACCACAAGGCTGTATTTTAGGACTCcttttattaacattacatatactaCCACTGGTTACTGTTATCAGTAAACATGGCATCAACTTCATGCTATGCTGCTGACACAAAATTGTATGTACTGGCCCAACCAGATGATACATTTCAAATGAGCAAGACTGAGAACTGtgtaaaagattttaaaaaattaacgTCAAGTAACATACTAACACttaaaacagaggtttttctttttcttggcCTACAATCTGCTAGAAAAAATGactaatttaaatgaaaaatcttAATAACACCTCAGTTACATGTGCAAAAAACTTTGGCATCACTAATTATCCCAATGTGTCATTTGATACATTTAAGTAAAACTGCTAGAATAGTTTTCCTTCACCTTCAAAATATTCCTAATataggatgcagaaaagctattTCACGCCTTGATTACCTTGATTTATGCTCTGCTTTTGTCATTGTTTATGAGAAGTTCTGGATTTTCTAGCAAAAATTCTGACAATTAGCTAGTTTTATCAAAGCCACATTGGTTGCCAGTGAAATCCGGGATTGAGTAAAAAATTCTGCTACAGATATATAAATCCCTAAATGGCCTTCAGTACTTGAGTAAACATATGTCTTATCATGAACTGTCATGTGTacagatcacaaggtgctggctcaTTCTACATAGTTGGATAGATAGTTGGATAGTTAGTCCCGAAGGGCAATTGCAGCAATATTATTATGCAGAATAAGTAAACTTACACCAGGGTGTAGAGCCTTTTTTATATGAATGCATGCAGCATTATTATTTTCTGCAGATCTGGGGATTCACGGACATAGAATATTATGGTAAGCTGAGAAAATCCATGTTGTCATCCTGCTGCTCTCACATGTTCACTCAAGTTTGTTGACAGTGGATGGAAGGGGCGCTGACATCTCAGGAAGCCCTCATGCCTTTGCTACTTTCTGGCTCTCTCTTTTCAGTTTGGCTGTAATGGCTTGGTCTGATTGCAATTGTTAACACTATAAATTGTTCTCAGTCACCTCAAACAGAACtgtgtttctttgctgagctgGAAAACTGACTATCCTGTGTGTTCTGATGCTGTTGATTCATCTGCCTTGATTGGGTCCCCACTGTTTGCCTGCCTTCAGGACCAGTTTGACCAGCATTGAGCTTCCTGCTGTACTTGCTGTGCAAAAAGCCTTACCAGCATGCCTGTGACATTACTAATGATACTGCTCTCTACACAGATTCAAACTATTTGATCATAACCATTGTCTTTCCTCCCTCACAATACATtgaactctttctttcttttattcataTTAACATATCATAAGATTCTGGAGTTCAAGCTCATTTTCACTGAGACACACTCAATAGTCACTGATTTTCATTGGTTATTATTTTCTAAGACTCGTGTCTCAATTTTACTACAATAGGGCACTAACAGTAGTCATCAGATATTATTGGTTCATCTAAATACTCCTGTTCAGTGAcagcctgttttcttttttatctataTTCAAAATTGTATATTAACTGTAGAATCCTGCTCTCTATTCATATTGCTCTTGTTGTGTAAGTGTTTTCCTATCCAATGTCAACCAGATGAGGATTGGTTCCCCTTTTGAACCAAAGCTGTTGTGTTAACAATAATTGTTGTAAAAGTGCTATAAAAATTACAATGACTTATCAAATTCCAAAcgtaacaaataaaaaaaaaaaatgtgtgtaagATTTAAGAACTTTACTTTTGGCTGCATACTCCATGATATTCTACAACAGCACAGTGTTATTGTGTATAGTCAGTGTATAATCAATCActgacagaaagaaaataaaagcatgtgGTAGATGAAATTAAACAGAttctttagattttttctctgctttgtcattgtttatcattttaccatgcaaTGCCATTGTGTGACTTTAAACAGCAGGCCTGAAACTGTCTTTGCAGAACCTAAATCAAAGGTAAATGTGGTAAATTACATAGCTATGCAGgtcattatgtaattacatttggaTCATATAGGGAAATGGCAATAATAACTAGAGGTTATTAAGGCAATTAACAGAAAAAGCACAGGGTTAACAtgagcaaaaatggttctacaagCAAGAGCAAtgaacatacatacactatatgtagGACAAAAAATTTGTGACATACACATGGcatcttttctgaaattctaaTTCTAAAAACATTTGCTTGTGGACTTATCACGTCTACGtactcaaaacatttttttctttcagactGAAAGATCactgctctttctttttcttaatttCGTTATTAAAACTTCGCGAATTTCCTTTGTTCTAAAGCAGAAAATAATGGGATTGACAAGCGGCGGAAGCAGACTATACCACATTCTGATCATAATACTGGCATCAATGTTCATTTGAACCTTTATGTCAGCGACATAGACAGCACATCGGGGTAGATAGTAAAGGCATATGATAAGAAGTTGAGGGCTACATGTAGAGAATGTTTTGTACGTTCCTTGaacattggatattttaaagACAGTTACAATGATTGCAATATAGGAGAAAATGATAAAAGCAAGGGGGACCAACAGAACAAACATTGCCATAGAAAAGGCAAACAACTTTGCAGGCCTTGCATCAccacaggccagtctagtaatTGAATTTTGATCACAAAAGCACTGAGTTATTATGTTGGCCTCACAGTAGGGTATAGCAAAGGTCTGGATAACCATCACCGTTACCCAAGAGATTGGAATTACCCAAGAAATTACACATATAATTGTAACAGAAAGGCTTGTAACCAGAACAGGGTATCGGAGAGGGTTACATATAGCAATGAATCGATCAGTAGCCATTACtagcaaaagaaaagaagtgacACTCCCTAAATAATGGACAAAAAACATTTGTACAAAGCAAGCATGAAATGGCAAAGTTTCATCTTGAAGCAGGTACTTTGCAATGATTTTAGGCAGTGTGGTTGTTCCAAAAGCAAAATCCACTGTAGCAAGATTACAGAAGATGAGATAGGTtggtttttgtaattttttttcataagCTACAAATGCTATAGTGAAAATGTTTCCTGCTGCAAGTATGAGGTAAATCAAGAGAAGAAGAGTTCCAACTGTTGTGTAATATTCTGGAAGAACTCCTGGAAATCCTAGGAGGAATAATTGCCTAGTAGCTGTTGTATTGCTATGTTGATCCATGACTC encodes:
- the LOC108433780 gene encoding olfactory receptor 2AT4-like, which gives rise to MVSGNTETYTNSTANIPEFVLLGFPGLPPQYYGLLAVFFFFIYLFLASGNIFIIVFVVCEKSLQKPTYIIFCNLAIADLGFGTTTVPRIISRYWMSDKIISFNACFTQMYFVHFFASSGSFFMALMALDRFVAICNPLRYPALIKNSTIAVFCSVVWIANLISLGALTAQALGVIYCGPNIIAQCYCDYISLTKLACADITAIKATSIAVAMSVLWGPLFFIIFSYISIIISVMKILNKEGRYKTFSTCTPQLFIICLYYLPRTFVYMAHTFSFDLGIDIRIMLTMMYSLFPALINPFIYCFKTKEFKEMLMKKLKQRQVEVDGKCPLT
- the LOC108433779 gene encoding olfactory receptor 2AT4-like — encoded protein: MDQHSNTTATRQLFLLGFPGVLPEYYTTVGTLLLLIYLILAAGNIFTIAFVAYEKKLQKPTYLIFCNLATVDFAFGTTTLPKIIAKYLLQDETLPFHACFVQMFFVHYLGSVTSFLLLVMATDRFIAICNPLRYPVLVTSLSVTIICVISWVIPISWVTVMVIQTFAIPYCEANIITQCFCDQNSITRLACGDARPAKLFAFSMAMFVLLVPLAFIIFSYIAIIVTVFKISNVQGTYKTFSTCSPQLLIICLYYLPRCAVYVADIKVQMNIDASIMIRMWYSLLPPLVNPIIFCFRTKEIREVLITKLRHRIVSFPAQQRNTVLFEVTENNL